The DNA sequence TGGATTGATCAGGATAAGAATATTGCAGCCGTGCCCATTGATCGGGCTATGGAGTTCGTGGTTCAGGAGGAACAAGAGAAACAAAAGAAAAACAAAAACAAATCGCCATGAAACCCTTGCACACATCCATCCTGATCCTCTTTCTCTGGGGACTGAATGTCCTGCCAGTACAGGCGGACCGGATGGAAAAAGCTCCTAAAAGTATCGAGAAACTGGACGTCATTGAGCACCTGGATACTCAATTACCCCTGGATCTCAAATTTCAGGATAGTTCCGGGAAACCGGTAACCCTGGGCGACTACTTTAAAAAAGACCGTCCGGTTATTCTCTCGCTGAATTATTCCAACTGTCCCATGTTGTGTTCTCTGCAACTGACGGCACTGGTTCGGGGACTGAAGGAGCTGGAGTGGTCTGCGGATGAGCAATATGATTTTGTTTCGGTGAGTATCGATCCCAAAGAGACTTACCAGAGAGCCAACCTGACCAAACAGAAATACTTTAAAGAATACGATCGTGCGGGAACTGCCGGAGGCTGGCATTTTCTGTGCGGTCGGCAAGAGTCCATCGATAAATTAGCGGATGCGATGGGAGTCCAATATCAGTATGTGGCGGAACGCCAGGAATATGCCCATCCGGCGGTCCTGCTGGTCTGCACTCCCGATGGACGCGTTTCCCGTTACTTATACGGAATTAATTTTCCGAAACAGACCCTGAAACTGGCGCTGGTGGAAGCGTCAGAAGGTAAAATCGGTTCCACCGTTGATCGTTTTTTACTGTTCTGTTTTCACTACGATGCAGACAGTGGTCGGTATGCTCCGACCGCACGGAATATCATGAAAATCGGCGGCTTTGCCACCGTCTTTATTCTGACTGTCGTTCTGATTCCCTACTGGAGGGGACGTAAGGGCAGACAGGCACTGGAGACAGGCGATGCTCTGACTCATGAAATTCCACAGGAGACGAGGCATTTCTCAGCTCCCGAAAATTAGCGATATTGTGATTTAATCAGTTCTGGTTAATACCTGAAATTATTTAACACTCAACAGTTGATTGTGTGAATGCAGATGAAACTATTCATCCCTAACATGTTAGCAAACGCCGATGCCGGGTTCTGGTTCCCGCCGCAAGGTTCAACAGTGGCAGAACACAGCGATTCTGTCTACTTCTTCATTCTGTATGTCTGTACGTTTTTCTTCGTACTGATTGTCAGTCTGATGGTGCTGTTTATGGTCAAATACCGCCATCGACCTGGTGTCGAAGCCGAAAAGACCAGCACACACAATCTGACGCTGGAACTTTCCTGGTCCGTGATCCCGACACTGCTCACCATTGTGATGTTCTGGGTCGGCTTTACTGGCTACATCGATATGCGGACGCCTCCCAGCGATTCTTACGATATCAACGTGATTGCCAAGAAGTGGTCCTGGGCCTTCCAGTATCCTAATGGCTGGATCGAAAGCGAACTGCACATTCCCAAAGGGGAAAACGTCACGCTGACCATGGCTTCCGACGACGTGATTCACAGTCTGTGGGTTCCCGCCTTCCGGACTAAAATGGACGTCGTTCCCGGACGTTACACCCAGGAATGGTTCAAAGCCACGCGTGCCGGAGAGTACCCGCTGATGTGTGCTGAATACTGTGGTCAGAAACACTCTAACATGATTAGCAAGGTCGTGGTACACGAAACCCGCGGCGACTTCGACAAGTGGCTGCAGCAGGCATCTGACATTCATAAAAACAAATCACCTGTCGAAGCGGGTGAATATTTCTACAAAAGTCGTGGTTGTATCCAGTGTCATTCGCTGGACGGCACACCCAAAAACGGACCGACCTTCAA is a window from the Gimesia benthica genome containing:
- a CDS encoding SCO family protein — encoded protein: MKPLHTSILILFLWGLNVLPVQADRMEKAPKSIEKLDVIEHLDTQLPLDLKFQDSSGKPVTLGDYFKKDRPVILSLNYSNCPMLCSLQLTALVRGLKELEWSADEQYDFVSVSIDPKETYQRANLTKQKYFKEYDRAGTAGGWHFLCGRQESIDKLADAMGVQYQYVAERQEYAHPAVLLVCTPDGRVSRYLYGINFPKQTLKLALVEASEGKIGSTVDRFLLFCFHYDADSGRYAPTARNIMKIGGFATVFILTVVLIPYWRGRKGRQALETGDALTHEIPQETRHFSAPEN
- the coxB gene encoding cytochrome c oxidase subunit II, which encodes MKLFIPNMLANADAGFWFPPQGSTVAEHSDSVYFFILYVCTFFFVLIVSLMVLFMVKYRHRPGVEAEKTSTHNLTLELSWSVIPTLLTIVMFWVGFTGYIDMRTPPSDSYDINVIAKKWSWAFQYPNGWIESELHIPKGENVTLTMASDDVIHSLWVPAFRTKMDVVPGRYTQEWFKATRAGEYPLMCAEYCGQKHSNMISKVVVHETRGDFDKWLQQASDIHKNKSPVEAGEYFYKSRGCIQCHSLDGTPKNGPTFKGLFGSERKFADGSTGVADKNYIRQSILEPQSQVVAGFRPIMPTFKGQLTDQDITAIIAFIEAQK